The following proteins are encoded in a genomic region of Pseudorca crassidens isolate mPseCra1 chromosome 1, mPseCra1.hap1, whole genome shotgun sequence:
- the SRSF5 gene encoding serine/arginine-rich splicing factor 5 isoform X1: MSGCRVFIGRLNPAAREKDVERFFKGYGRIRDIDLKRGFGFVEFEDPRDADDAVYELDGKELCSERVTIEHARARSRGGRGRGRYSDRFSSRRPRNDRRNAPPVRTENRLIVENLSSRVSWQDLKDFMRQAGEVTFADAHRPKLNEGVVEFASYGDLKNAIEKLSGKEINGRKIKLIEGSKRHSRSRSRSRSRTRSSSRSRSRSRSRSRKSYSRSRSRSRSRSKSRSVSRSPVPEKSQKRGSSSRSKSPASVDRQRSRSRSRSRSRSRSVDSGN, encoded by the exons ATGAGTGGCTGTCGCGTATTCATCGGGAGGCTAAATCCAGCGGCCCGGGAGAAAGACGTGGAAAGATTCTTCAAGGGGTATGGACGAATACGAGATATTGATTTGAAAAGAGGCTTTGGTTTTGTG GAATTTGAGGATCCCAGGGATGCAGATGATGCCGTATATGAACTTGATGGAAAAGAACTCTGCAGTGAAAG GGTTACAATTGAACATGCTAGGGCTCGATCTCGAGGCGGAAGAGGTAGAGGACGCTACTCAGACCGTTTTAGTAGTCGCAGACCTCGAAATGATAGACG AAATGCTCCACCTGTAAGAACAGAAAATCGGCTTATAGTTGAGAATTTATCTTCAAGAGTCAGCTGGCAG GATCTCAAAGATTTCATGAGACAAGCTGGGGAAGTAACCTTTGCGGATGCACATCGACCTAAATTAAATGAAGG ggtAGTTGAGTTTGCCTCTTATGGTGACTTAAAGAATGCTATTGAAAAACtttctggaaaagaaataaatgggagaaaaatcaaattaatcGAAGGCAGCAAAAGGCACAG taGGTCGCGAAGCAGGTCTCGTTCCCGGACCAGGAGTTCCTCCAGGTCCCGTAGCCGATCTCGTTCCCGGAGTCGCAAGTCTTACAGCCGGTCCAggagccggagccggagccggagcAAGTCCCGTTCTGTTAGTAGGTCTCCTGTGCCTGAGAAGAGCCAGAAACGTGGTTCTTCAAGTAGATCTAAGTCTCCAGCATCTGTGGATCGCCAGAGGTCCAGGTCCAGGTCCCGGTCCCGGTCAAGGTCCAGATCAGTTGACAGTGGCAATTAA
- the SRSF5 gene encoding serine/arginine-rich splicing factor 5 isoform X2, with the protein MSGCRVFIGRLNPAAREKDVERFFKGYGRIRDIDLKRGFGFVEFEDPRDADDAVYELDGKELCSERVTIEHARARSRGGRGRGRYSDRFSSRRPRNDRRNAPPVRTENRLIVENLSSRVSWQDLKDFMRQAGEVTFADAHRPKLNEGVVEFASYGDLKNAIEKLSGKEINGRKIKLIEGSKRHRSRSRSRSRTRSSSRSRSRSRSRSRKSYSRSRSRSRSRSKSRSVSRSPVPEKSQKRGSSSRSKSPASVDRQRSRSRSRSRSRSRSVDSGN; encoded by the exons ATGAGTGGCTGTCGCGTATTCATCGGGAGGCTAAATCCAGCGGCCCGGGAGAAAGACGTGGAAAGATTCTTCAAGGGGTATGGACGAATACGAGATATTGATTTGAAAAGAGGCTTTGGTTTTGTG GAATTTGAGGATCCCAGGGATGCAGATGATGCCGTATATGAACTTGATGGAAAAGAACTCTGCAGTGAAAG GGTTACAATTGAACATGCTAGGGCTCGATCTCGAGGCGGAAGAGGTAGAGGACGCTACTCAGACCGTTTTAGTAGTCGCAGACCTCGAAATGATAGACG AAATGCTCCACCTGTAAGAACAGAAAATCGGCTTATAGTTGAGAATTTATCTTCAAGAGTCAGCTGGCAG GATCTCAAAGATTTCATGAGACAAGCTGGGGAAGTAACCTTTGCGGATGCACATCGACCTAAATTAAATGAAGG ggtAGTTGAGTTTGCCTCTTATGGTGACTTAAAGAATGCTATTGAAAAACtttctggaaaagaaataaatgggagaaaaatcaaattaatcGAAGGCAGCAAAAGGCACAG GTCGCGAAGCAGGTCTCGTTCCCGGACCAGGAGTTCCTCCAGGTCCCGTAGCCGATCTCGTTCCCGGAGTCGCAAGTCTTACAGCCGGTCCAggagccggagccggagccggagcAAGTCCCGTTCTGTTAGTAGGTCTCCTGTGCCTGAGAAGAGCCAGAAACGTGGTTCTTCAAGTAGATCTAAGTCTCCAGCATCTGTGGATCGCCAGAGGTCCAGGTCCAGGTCCCGGTCCCGGTCAAGGTCCAGATCAGTTGACAGTGGCAATTAA